One segment of Rosa chinensis cultivar Old Blush chromosome 6, RchiOBHm-V2, whole genome shotgun sequence DNA contains the following:
- the LOC112171592 gene encoding bystin: MKRTTKTLIRSLKHIEMHDEANKVMEAILNETEDEDEEKLLERFLSKEEDDDGPQRNLADLILATIKNKQYDVTSDARSLVKMDTDCIEVYKGVAKFMKSYSAGKIAKPFKFIPALQQWEDALYFTETDNWSPTAMYEATRILASNLTPQKAERFYKHVSLPRVRQEIRNKKKKKPLHFSLYQSLRKSVHKRAAFFKVILLPLCESRTCTLKEAFVVGSIDHTKGSNFCKSCRCCNNDASRDGI, translated from the exons ATGAAGAGGACGACGAAGACTTTGATACGTTCCTTGAAACACATAGAGATGCATGATGAAGCAAACAAAGTGATGGAGGCCATACTGAATGAGACTGAAGACGAAGATGAGGAGAAGTTACTAGAGCGATTCTTATCAAaggaggaggatgatgatggtCCACAGCGTAATCTCGCAGACCTCATACTTGCAACCATTAAGAACAAACAGTATGATGTCACCT CAGATGCTAGGTCTTTGGTTAAAATGGATACAGATTGCATAGAAGTCTACAAGGG GGTTGCAAAGTTTATGAAAAGCTACAGTGCCGGCAAGATTGCCAAACCATTCAAATTTATCCCTGCACTGCAACAATGGGAGGATGCCCTCTATTTCACTGAGACTGATAATTGGTCACCAACTGCTATGTATGAAGCTACAAGAATTCTTGCTTCTAATTTGACTCCACAAAAAGCAGAACGTTTCTACAAGCATGTCTCGCTCCCACGGGTGAGACAAGAAATTcggaataagaagaagaagaagccctTGCATTTTTCCCTGTATCAATCTCTAAGGAAGTCCGTCCACAAGCGTGCTGCCTTTTTTAAAGTAATACTGTTGCCTTTGTGTGAG TCAAGGACATGCACTCTAAAAGAAGCCTTCGTTGTTGGGAGCATCGATCATACAAAAGGTTCGAATTTCTGCAAGTCATGCAGG TGCTGCAATAATGATGCTAGCAGAGATGGAATATAG